DNA from Thioalbus denitrificans:
GATCTCCGGGTGCAGGTCGGTCAGCCGCCGCTCCTGCTCGTTGTAGGGGAAGTAGATCGCCGCGTCGGCGCCCGGGGAGACGATGTTGAACTTGGGATCGAACACGTCGATGCCGTTCACCACCCGGTAGAGCCCCGGCATGGTGAAGGTGGAGTAGCTCTCGTACTGGCCGATGCTGTCGGACTTGCCCGCGATCTCCTGGTAGCTGCTGGTGATGATGAAGTCCGCCGCGTTCATGGCAATGAGGTCGGCGGTGAACTGGCAGGCGAAGTGATACTGCTCCTCGTTGTCGTGCCAGTAGAGATCGGAGTAGAGGTACTTCGACTTCTCCAGGGCGTGGGCGATGTTGCACTGGGTCACCTTGAGCCGCTGGGAGAGCAGGGTGGCCACCAGGTTGCCGTCGGAGTAGTTGCCGATGATGAGATCGGGCCGCCCGTGCAGCTCGGCGCAGATCTCCTTCTCCACGTCATGGGCGAAGCGCTCCAGGTAGGGCCAGATGTCGAAGCGGGAGACCCACTGGGGCAGCACCTCGCCGCTGTCGGTGCGGAACGGCACCCGCAGGATGCGGGCGCTGCGGGTGCCCACGATGGGCTCCAGGCGCTGGTCGCAGGTGGTGTCGCCGGCCTCGGGAATGAGCCGGGTGATCACCAGGATCTGGGGCTCGATATCCAGCCCCTGCTGGGCGATGCGCTTGCGCATCTCCTGCTCCAGGGCCCGGACCTGGTCGAGGATGTAGACCACCTGGCCGCCGGTGTCGGGCAGCCCCAGCACGTTGGCCTGGCCGAAGTAGCCGTGGGGGGAGAGGATCGCCAGCTTGAAGATCATGGGGATGCGGCCGAGGAAGCGCTCCAGCACCTCCGGGGCCGGGGCCTCGAGGATGTCGGTGAGCAGCCCCAGGGTGTCGCGCATGCGCTCCACGGTATCGCCCCAGCCGGGCTCGAAGCCGAGCTCCTGCAGGGTATGGCCCACCCGCTCCCAGCCCGCCTCCTGCGGCTGCGCGGCGAGGTAGTCCTCGGCCCGGCGCAGCACCCGGCGCAGCCCGCCGACGTCCTTCACCCGGTCGTTGAGCATGAGCTGCCGGCCCTGGACCTGGTGGACGCGCAGGAAGTCGAGCAGCCGCTGGTCCCCCATGCCCAGCCCCTGGAACAGCTGGCTGGAGAGGCGGCGGTTGAGGAACTCCACCCCGCGGCCGATGGAGCGGGACTCCTGCAGCTTGAAGAACTCGCGGTTGAAGGGGGCGAGATCCACCTCCACCACCCAGGGCGCGTCGCCGTCGGGCTTGCCCTGCACCAGCCGTTCCTTGAAGGCCAGGAACTCCGCGGCGCTGATCTCCTCGTGCAGCTTCTGCTCCACGTTGAAGCGGTGGAAGTACCAGCGCGCCACCCGCGGGCGGATGGCGGTGTAGAGCCAGGGCGGGTCGAGCACCGCCTCCTGGGCCGCCCCCACGATGCGCCCGAGCTCGGAGCGGCGCATCTCCTCGCCCGACTCGCCCTGCCCGGCGCAGAAGTGTTCGAAGCCGTCCCAGAGATCGGAGCGCAACAGGAAGGTGCGGCCGATCCCCTGGTAGCTGCGCAGGAGCTGGTAGAGGGGATCCTGGTAGTCCTCCAGCAGTTGTTCGAGGGTCCAGATCACGACGCTTCAGCCTCCTCGTCCGGCAGGCGGACGTCTCCCAGGAAATCGTAGTGGTCGATGGCCTCCAGGATACCCGCGGCATGGTCGCCCGCGGCGAAGTAGACCCGCGGATCGTCCCGGAGATGCTCCAGCTCCCCGCTGTAGTTCGCCACCACCACGCCCAGCACCGAGCCGCCCAGCATCTCCTCGTCGTTGCCGGAGTCGCCGGCCACCAGCATCCGTTCCAGCGGCAAGCCCCACTTGTTGGCCAGGTAGCGCAGCGCCAGGCCCTTGGAGGCCCGCACCGGGAGGATGTCGAGAAAGGCGTCGAAGGAGTAGATCAGCTTGGCGTGCAGGTCGAGCCGGCGCAGGTGGGCCCGCACCTTCGTCAGCCCCGGCCAGGCGGCGGGATCCACCAGGTAGCTGATCTTGTGGATGGACTGCTCGCGGGCGGGCTGCGGGCGCAGCCCCGGAATCTTCTTCATCGCCGCGCGCAGGGCTTCCGGGTCCCAGCGGTAGTCGATGTGGCGGTACCAGCCCGGGTCCTGGGACTGGCGGCCGCTGTAGTGGATCTCGCTGCCGACGCCGCTGATGAGCACGTCCGGGACGGGGATGTCGTGCTGGCGCAGCAGCTTCAGCGCCGCATCGGTGCTGCGCCCGGTGGCCACCCCGAAGCCCACCCGGCCGCCGCTCGCGCGCAGCCGCTCCACCAGGGTGCGCAGCGCCCCCTCGTCCCCGCCCACCAGGGTGTTGTCCAGGCCGCACACCAGCAGCCGGTCGATGCTGGGCAGCCGGCTCTTGACCCGGCCCGGCTCCCGCCGCCGCGGCTTGCCCTCGCGCAGGACGCGCCGCACCGACTTGAGGTAGCTGGCGACGTGGCTCTCCCAGGTGTAGTGGCGGTGGGCGCCGCGGATGCCGTTGTCCGACCACTGGCGCCAGCGCCGGGGATCGGTGAGCCCCTTGAGCAGCGCCGTGGCGATGGCGTCGGCGTCGAGCGGATTCACCAGCGTTCCGTTGCGGCAGTTGGCGATGATGTCCCGCGGGCCGCCGTCCTCGGTGGCCACCAGCGGCAGCCCGCAGCCCGCCGCCTCGATGAGGGTGAGGCCGAAGGGCTCGGTGAGGGCCGGGTTGACGAACACCCCCTTGCGCCGCGCCGCCAGCCGGTAGAGATCGGGCACGTCGGCGGCCTTGTGGTGCTTGGGGTAGGCCACCCGCCCGTAGAGATCGTAGCGGTCGATGTCCAGCAGAAGCTGGCGCAGCACCCGCCGCGCGCCTGTGTCCATCTGGGTGATGTCGTCGCGGTTGCCCGCCACCACCACCAGGTTGGCCGCCTGCCGCAGCTCGGCGTTCTCGCCGTAGGCGCGCACCAGGGTGGCGATGTTCTTGCGCTCGTCGGGCCTCGAGAGGGCCAGGATCATCGGCCGGGCCGGGTGGCGCAGGAAGCGCGCCAGCTCCGCGGCGATGGGCGGGTCGGGCTCGCCCCGGCGCGGCGGGTGGAAGCGGGAGAGGTCCACCCCGGGCGGAATCACCCGCTTGCGCTTGGGATGGTAGTTCTCGTAGGCGCTGTACTGGGTCTCCACCTCCTGCTGGGTGCTCACCACCACCAGGCTGGCGTTGCCCAGCGCGATCTCCTCGGCCTCGATGCGCCGGCTCATGTTGTACTGGGACTCGACGCTCTCCTCGCTGAGCCCCTTCTCCAGCAGCCGCCGGCGCTTCTCGCGCCCGAGCGAGTGGCCGGTGTGCACCAGCGGCACCCCCAGCAGCTGGGCCAGGCGCGCTCCCGCCAGGCCCGCGTCGGCGTAGTGGCTGTGCACCAGGTCGGGGGTGCGGCCCACGCCGCGCAGGTGCTGCAGGGCGTTGTCCACGAAGCTGTCGAGGTGGGGCCAGAGCACCTCCTTGCGCAGGTAGCGGCGCGGCCCGAAGGGGATGCGCACGATGCGCGCGCCCTCGCCCAGATCCTCCACCGGCTCGGCGTAGTCGGGGGAGACCTTCTGGTCGATGACCCGCCGGGTGAGGAGGTCCACCCGCTCCACCTGGGGATGGCGGGCCAGCGCCCGGGCCAGCTCCACCACGTAGAGCACCTGGCCGCCGGTGTCGGCGTCGCGGCCGAGCTCCATGTCGTGGCCGCGGATGAGGCCGTGCAGGCTGACCAGGACGATATAGAGGCCGCGCTCGGGTTCGCTCATCCGTTCCAGTTCTCCAGGTGGCGGCGGTAGAGTTCGCGATCGGGCGCGGTGGCGCCGCGCTGGGCGCAGATGGCCGAGGCGAACTGCAGGGCCCGCTCGAGAATGGCGGGCAGGGGCCAGCCGCGGACGAGGCCGAGCAGGGTCACGGCGCTGAAGGCGTCGCCCGCCCCCACCGTGTCCACCAGGCCGGTGACCGGCGCGGCCGGGGCGCTGTGCTCCACCCCCGGGGCCAGCACCACGGCGCCGGCGTCGCCGCGGGTGATCACCAGCACCTCCACCCCCAGCGCCTCCCGCTCGGGCTCGCCCGCCGCGGCCACCGCCCCGGCATTGTCGAGCGTCCCGCGCGGCACGCCGGCCAGCAGCGCCAGCTCGTCGTCGTTGAGCTTCACCCAGCGCGCGCCGCGCAGCCGCGCCCGCGCCCCCTCGCGGTCCCACCAGGGCGCGCGCAGGTTCACGTCCACGAACGCGGGCAGCCCGCGGCCGGGGGCGCGCAGCGCGTCCAGGGCGCGGGCGGAGCCGGCCCGGGCGGCCAGGGTGCCGTGGTAGAGCAGCCCCCCGTCGGCGCCTTCCAGCGCCGCGCCGAGCGCGGCGGGGTCGATATGATCGTAGGCCTGGTCGGGGCAGATGTCGAAGCTGGGCTGGCCGCCCTCGATGCGCACCTCCACCGTGCCGGTGGGGTGGGCGGCGTCGCGCTGCAGGCCGCCGCGGTCCATGCCCCACGCCTCCATGGCCGCCAGCACCCGCTCGCCCAGGGCGTCGGTGCCGATGCGGCTCAGGAACAGGGGCGCGAGGCCGAACCCCTGCAGGTGCCAGGCCACGTTGAAGGGTGCGCCGCCGAGCACGGCGCTGCCATCCTCGAAGCGATCGAACAGGACCTCGCCGAAGATGAGGGGGCGGCCCGACGGAGCACCGCCGGGTGCGCTGGCCGTCGTCATCGCTGGTGTGCCTCCATCCCGCGCGGCCGGTGACCCTTCACCGGCCCTTTCGTCTTCCGGATTCTCTCTGCCGTGTCCGGACTCAGCATAACAGCCGTCCGCCGGCGGTTGTACCGTCCGGCCGCAGGGTCATTGCCGCCGGGTCCGCGCCCTCAGGCCCGCTCCACGCCGGCGGCACGGCACATGGCCTGGTACTCGTCCTGGAAGAAGAACTTCTCCTCGCCGAAGGCGGGTCGCAGCTGGTCCAGCCAGGCCGCCTTCTCGTCGTAGTGGGCGAAGAAGGGACGCTGCACCCAGTCGGCGTTGCGGGCCTGGATGAAGCGCAGCACGAACACCTTCTCGCCCGCCACCTCGGTGACCCCCTGCACCTCCACCTTGCCCGGGCCGGCGCTCATGGAGGGGCCGCGGGCGGTGCGGGCCAGGCCGGAGACCTGCTGCATGGCGTCGCGGTAGATCTCCCAGGTGCGCGCCAGCGGCACCTCGAAGTAGTGGCGCGCGCCGGTGTCGCGCTCCACGAACAGGTAGTAGGGCACGATGCCGAGATGCACCTGGGTGCGCCACATGCGCGCCCACACCCCGGCGTCGTCGTTGATGTGGGAGAGCAGCGGGCCCTGGGCGCGGATCACCGCGCCAGTGTCGCGGATGCGGCGGATCGCCTCCCGCGACACCGCCGGCTCCAGCTCGCGCCAGTGGTTGTAGTGGGCCATCACCGCCACGTGCTTGCCGGCGTCGACCATGCGCTCCAGCAGGCGCAGCAGGTCATCGGCGTCGGCATCGCTGACGAAGCGCTGGGGCCAGAAGGTCAGCGCCTTGGTGCCGATGCGGATGTTCTGCACGTGCTCGAAGCCCGGCGCCAGCAGCGGCTCCAGGTACTGGGCCAGGTTGCGGGTCTTCATCACCATCGGGTCGCCGCCGGTGAGCAGCAGGTCGCTCACCCGCGGGTTCCCGGCCAGGTACTCGTGCAGGTGGCCCGCCTCGTTGGCGGCGAAGCGCAGCTCCTTGTCGCCCACGAACTGGGCCCAGCGGAAGCAGAAGCTGCAGTAGGCGTGGCAGGTCTGGCCCTGACTGGGGAAGAACAGCACCGTCTCGTTGTACTTGTGCTGCATCCCCTCCAGCATCTGCTCGCCCACCCTGGGGACGTTCAGCGCCTGCTGGCCCGCCGGGTGGGGATTGAGCTCCTCGCGCAGCATGCGGGCCTGCGCCACCAGCGCGGCGTTGTCGGCCCCGGCGCGCAACAGCTTCAGCATCGCCTCCATCTGGTGGGGCAGCAGCATCTCGGGCTGCGGGAAGACCAGCCGGAACAGGGGATCGTCGGGCACGTTGTCCCAGTCGATGAGCTCGTCGAGCACGAACTGGTTGACCCGGAACGGCAGCACCTTGGCCACCGCCCGCATGGCCTCGCGCTGCTCCTCCGGCAGCGCCCTGAGCTGCGGGATCTGGTCCCAGTGGCGCTCGGTGAACACCCGGTAGCGGGCGGCGTCCACCGCGCCGGGAACGGCGGGCGCGCGTCGGTCGAGTCCGGCGACCATGGTCATAGGCGATCCTCCTGTCTTGCAATGCGTTGCGTGGCGGCGTGACGGGAGCCGCGCCCGGCGGGTCCCCTGGACCTGCCGGCGGCTGCCTGGCTCACGACCGCTAAATAGTTCGTCAGCAGCGCCCCGCGGGGCGCCAGGGGAAGGGGTGCACGACTATCGGGTAACGCCCGGGCCGGTCCGTGCTGCCGGCGGCGGGCCTGACGATTGCCGGGGCGAGGCGGCGGGCGATGCGCCCGCGCAGAGTTCCTGCGGCTCCGCGGCGAAGTAGCGGAATCTTAACATAAATCGGCCACGGGTTCCGACCCGGGCCCCAAACGCCGGAGAGGACAGGCTAGCGCGGGATTGTTGCATTCCCTTGACCGCGGGGTGGATCGGTCTGACAGTTCAGCTCACCGCCGCCGCGCAAACTCGACCGCCATGCAATGACTCCATAGCCACACCCGCTGCGCTTGGCCCATTCCGCCCGTTGATACATACCTATCAGGATTTATCAATTCATGAGAGATTGATAAATAAACACCGGGGGACTAGCATATTTATCGATATGGGAAGAATTGATAGAAACTGAGCCAAATCCATCACCATGAAGCCGCTCGTCCCACCCCCCCCACCGGAGAAGCTGCTGGCATCGTGCCCCCACGATATCTTGTTGCGCCTGTTCCGGGAGGTGGGCACAACTCACCAGGGGCGCTACCTCCACTGGGACAAGCTCCGTCATCTGACCCCGCCGGAGGAATTGTCAGCCGAGGAGTGGTGGCTGGGGATCAAGCTGGCCCGTCACCAGCAATTCCGTACCATTCCCCTGCGCGATCTCAAGGGAGAGCCGTTTCGCTATACGCTGCCCGACTGTGTCCTGAAGAAGCTGCATCACATCGACAGCCTGGCGAGCGGCCGTCTCGCGTTGAGCGGGCAGGTGGCCACGGAGGAAAACCGGGACCGCTTCATATTCAACTCCCTGGTGGAGGAGGCCATCACCTCCAGCCAGCTCGAGGGGGCCAGCACCACGCGCCAGGTGGCGGCCGACATGATCCGCTACGAACGCCGCCCGCGCGACAAGAGCGAGCGGATGATCCTCAACAACTATCTCGCCATGCAGTCGGTGCGCGAAGTGAAGAACCGGCCACTGGACTTCGCCGGACTGATGTCACTGCATCGGACGCTGACCGCCGAGACGCTCGAGGATCCTTCCGCCGCCGGCCGTATCCAGCAGCCGGGCGACAAACGGGTCGAGGTGGTGGATCACCGCTCCCGGCACGTGCTTCACACCCCCCCGCTGGCCGAGACACTACAGAAGCGCATGGGAACCCTCATCGCCTTCGCCAACAGCGAAGGCGATGAGGCGGAATTCATGCACCCCGTGATACGCGCCATCACCCTCCACTTCTGGCTGGCCTACGAGCACCCGTTCGTGGACGGCAACGGCCGCACCGCACGCGCCCTCTTCTACCGGACCATGCTGCAGCACGGCTACTGGCTGTTCGAGTTCATCTCCATCTCGCGCATCCTGAAGCGGGCCCCCGCCAGGTATGCCCGCGCGTTCCTGGAGACGGAGAGCGACGACAACGACCTGACCTACTTCATCATCCACCAGCTGGGGGTCATCGAACAGGCACTCGACGACCTGGAAACCTATCTCGCCCGCAAGGCATCGCAACTGAATCGACTGGAGCAGCGGCTGCGGCGCTCCGACCTGAACCACCGCCAGATCGCCCTGCTCTCCCATGCCATCCGCCACCCCGGGCACGCGTACACGGTGAAGTCCCACCAGAACAGCCACGGCGTCGCCTACGCCACCGCCCGGGCCGACCTGATCCAGCTGGCGGAAGCCGGCCTGATGATTCAACGACGAATCGGCAAGAAAACCCTGGAGTTCATCGCACCGGACGACCTGGAAGAGCGGATTCGCTAGCGCCCGGCGTCAGCCCGTGTGATGGGCACGCTGCGCTTTGCCCATCCTACGGGGTGTCTCGATGCAATTGTAGGATGGGCAAAGCGCAGCGTGCCCATCAACCCGACCGCAATCGCCCGCCCCGCGTCGCCCTACTCCCCCGCCACGACCTGCAAACCCGGCGGCTCGCCGGCCCCCCAGCCGGGCGCGTAAACCCCGCGCTCGACCCAGCGCGAGAACGAACTGTAGGGCCACCCCGCGGGGCTGTCCACGTAACCGTGCTTCACCGGGTTGTAATGGATGTAATCCATGTGCCGCGCCCAATCCGCCTCGTCCCGGATGGTGTGCTCCCAGAAGCGGCGCTGCCAGATTCCCTTCTCCCGTTTCCGTGCCTGGGAGGGGGAGGCGGGCGCGGCCGGGAGGGCGCTGGAGAAGGCGCGCTTGAGCACCATCCAGCGCCGCGAGTAGTCGCTGTCGCCGTCGGGCAGGCGCCACAGCGTGTGGAGATGATCGGGAAGCACGACGATGGCCTCGATGACGAAGGGATAGCGGCTGCGCACGAGGCGGAAGGCGGCCCGCAGGGCCTCGATGTGGTCCACCAGGAGCGGCCGGCGGTGCTGGGTGACCACGGTGAAAAAGCAGGTGCCGCCCGGTTGGCGGTGACGTCGGTAGTCCATTACCGGTGTTCTCCCTGTGTGAGCATTTCTGATGGGCACGCTGCGCTTTGCCCATCCTACGGGATGTCTCCCGTGGCAATTGCAGGAGGGGCATCCATCAAAACCCTTACCCCTCCCATATAGGGCATCCCTCGGAACAATTGTAGGATGGGCAAAGCGCAGCGTGCCCATCAACCCGTCCATTGACGTGCCGGCCCGCCCTACCGCTCCCCCAGCAGGCTACGCGGCTCGATCAGCACCGTCGCCTCGGCGTTGCCCAGCCACACCTGCCCCTCCTGCACCGTGCACTGCAGGCGCATCGTGCGGCTCACCAGCCCGGCCAGGGCGCGGGTCGCCTCCTGGGGCAGGTCGAACACCCGCAGGTTGTCGAGCCGCTCCAGCTCCCGGGCGTTGCGCTCCCACCACTGCCCGGCGGTGCGGCCGCCGTAGGTGTAAAGCACCACCTGCCGCGCCCGGCCGCAGGCCCGGCGCAGGCGTCGCGCGTCGGGTAGGCCCACGTCGATCCAGAGCCGGATCTCCTCGTCCAGGCTGCGCTCCCAGAGCGCCGGCTCGTCGTCGGCGCACAGCCCCTTGGTGAACTGCAGCGCCTCGCCGGCGTGGAGCGCGAAGGCCAGCAGCCGCACCATCATCCGCTCGTCGGTCTCCGAGGGGTGGCGCGCCAGGGTCAGGGCGTGGTCGGCGTAGTGGTTGCGGTCCATGTCCGCAATCTGCAGCTCGGCCTTGAAGATGGTGGCGGTGAGGGCCATGGGCGAGAACCGGGTTGGCTGTGGGGCGGCCAGTGTAACCGGGCCGGAGGGAAAGGTCAGGGATTCCGGCCCGGCGCGGGGGCGCCCCCGCCCATCCCGGCCAGGTGCAGCCAGAAGCGCTCGCGCAGGCCCCGGGGCGGCAGCCGCAGATGGGCGTGCTCGCGCATCATGTCGGCCCACAGCGGCTCGATGAAGTGGTAGGTGATCCAGCGCTCCAGGTCGTGATAGCGGTCGTAGCCCCGGGGCGTCAGCACCAGCGCCCCGGCCTCCCGGCGCAGGATGCCGGCCCCGCGCAGCAACCCCAGCAGCCCCCGCAGCAGCCGCTGGCGGGGGTAGAGCACCCCGAAGCGGCGGGGGTCGACGCGCCCCGTGTAGGCCTGCCAGAACAGGTAGTAGGCGGCCGACTTCAGCCGCGACAGGGACGCCAGGCGGGCGATGGGCAGCTCGCCGTCGGCGATCCGTTCGATGTAGGCGGGGACCGAGAAGTGGTTGAGGAAGAACAGCCCGCCGGTGAAGGAGCCCGCACCGGCCCCGCAGCCAAGGTAGAACTCGCGGGTGATGGAGGTGTAGTTGGCGGCGTCCCGCCGGTTGAAGGTCCACACCGAGCGCCGCTCGTAGCCGTGGCGCCGGGCCAGGGCCTCCGCCTGGCGCAGGACCCGATGCTCCCTGCCGGGCTGGTGGCGCACCTTGCCGAAGGGGGTGTAGCCGAAGCGCATCAGCGGGTAGGTGGAAACCTGCTCCACCCCCGCCCGGAAGCAGTGCTCCAGGTCCCGCAGGAAGACCGACGCCTCGCCGAAGGCGGCGTCGAAGATGAGGTCCACGTCCACGCAGTCGAACTGCCCGGCGGTCGCTTCCAGGGCGCGGAAGTTCTCCGCCACCGTGTTGGGCCGCTTCAGGTGCGCCAGCACCGCGGCGTCGAAGGACTGGACGCCGAGACTCAGGTAGTTGACGCCCATCGCCCGCAGCCGGGCGACGTTCTCCGGGGTGGCGTGGCCCGGCAGCACCTCGATGGCCCGCTCCCCGGCGACGGGAATCCGCGCCAGGAGGGGGGCCAGTTCAGCGAGGCAGAGGGTCGGCGTCCCGCCGCCGATGTAGAGGGAGGTGAAGGGCCCCGCCGCGTGGGCCAGGTAGCCGTCGATCTCCCGCCCCAGGGCCTCGACGTAGCGCCCCGCGAGCGCCCGGTCGAGGAGCACCTTGTTGTAGGGGCAGAAGGGGCAGAGGGTCTCGCAGAAGGGGACGTGCAGATAGAGCCCCGGCCGGCTGGTGAAGGAGGCCATCACCGCCCCGGCGGCGGCGGCCGGCAGGGGCGGATTGAACATTCCCGCCCCTGTGGAATACTTGTCGGTAAGGTCCGCTGCTCGCATCGGGAGATTGGCCCATGGCAAACCCGGCAGCCGGTTCCGGGAACGGAAAGCTGTCCCGCCTCCTCGACTATAGCAGCACCGCCTGGGCGTTCCTCGTCGCCCGGCGCAACCGGCCCTTCATCCTGGGGCTGGTGATCACGGACATCTGCAACCTCGCCTGCCGCCACTGCCGGGTGGCGAACGTCCACAACGCCTCGATGACCTTAGAGGAGGTGCGCGGGCACCTGCAGCGGCAGTACGACCGGGGCGTCCGCTACCTCTACCTGGAGGGCGGCGAGCCCTACCTGTGGCGGGACGGCGACCGCCGCCTGCCCGACATCGTCCGCCTCGCCCGGCGAATCGGCTACTACCGCGTCCACGTCTACACCAACGGCACCGTGCCGCTCGACGAGAGCCCCGACTTCACCTGGGTCAGCATCGACGGCCTCGGCGAGACCTTCCGGACCATCCGCGGCATCCCCGTGGACCACGTGCTCGACCACCTGCGCCGTTTCAAAGGCCGCGGCGGCATCGTCTACACCGTCAACACCCTCAACCGGGGACACACGGGCGAGTTCCTCGAATTCATGCAGCGGGAATTCCCGGGCCGGCGGGTGATGTTCTACCTCCACACCCCCTACTACGGGAAGGACGAGCTGCTCCTCTCCCGGGCGCAGCGGCGCGAAACCATCGAGACCCTCATCGCCCACAAGCGCGCGGGCCTGCCGGTGATGAACTCGAAAGCCGGCCTCCGGGCCCTGGCGAGCGGCAACTACTTCCACCCCACCAACCTGTGGAAGGTCATCGACACCACCGGCGAGTACCCCTGCTGCCGCGCCATCGGCAACCCGGAGGTGTGCGCAGAGTGCGGCTACGCCACCTGCGCGGAGATCGTGTTGGCGCGGAACGGGCGGATTGGGCCTGTTGTTGGGTTGTTGGGGATGTATTGAGCCATGTGCCGCTTGGCGGTACTCACACGTTACGAGAGGCCTTACAGACCCTGACTGCTGTTCTCAACCGGGCAACAAAAGTAGCCCGTTTGAGAACAACATAATCACTCTTCCCCTTCGTCCAGAACCTCCGGCACATAGACGCGACGGAGCGGCAAGAGCCCCTTGTAGGGTGAGTCGAACTGCTCATAGTGCTGGAAGATGAGTGACACCAGCTCCTCTCCATCAATCAACCGCAGATTGCTTTTCGACTTGGCAAAGT
Protein-coding regions in this window:
- a CDS encoding radical SAM protein produces the protein MANPAAGSGNGKLSRLLDYSSTAWAFLVARRNRPFILGLVITDICNLACRHCRVANVHNASMTLEEVRGHLQRQYDRGVRYLYLEGGEPYLWRDGDRRLPDIVRLARRIGYYRVHVYTNGTVPLDESPDFTWVSIDGLGETFRTIRGIPVDHVLDHLRRFKGRGGIVYTVNTLNRGHTGEFLEFMQREFPGRRVMFYLHTPYYGKDELLLSRAQRRETIETLIAHKRAGLPVMNSKAGLRALASGNYFHPTNLWKVIDTTGEYPCCRAIGNPEVCAECGYATCAEIVLARNGRIGPVVGLLGMY